Within Oribacterium sp. oral taxon 102, the genomic segment GGCAATCCCGTTCACGACCGCCACCTTCTTGCTCTCTGACTCCAATGCTGCCGCCACACCTGCAAAGAAGCCGCTTTCCTGCTCCTTAAACTGCATGGCATACACATTGTCACAGCTTACCTCATTCCCCTCGGCATCCGCAGGATAGGAATCCACCAGGATGAACTTCGTATCCGGATTGTCCACGGCGATGCCGCCGATCCCTGCGAACTGGAATCCGCAGCATACAATGACGTCATAATCCGCCACAATATCCGCAACTGCCTGAATTGCTGCCGCCGTATCCCCGCTCTCCTCACGAACCGGCGTAGCTGTCGCATCCGGATGCTTTTTGAGAAAAGCCTGAATGCCATTATAATTATCCTGATTGAAGCTCCCGTCATCCACACCGGAAGGACTCGTGACAATGGCGATCCTCAATCCGCTTTGGGCATCTCCCGTCTGCATGCCTTCTGCAGAACCTCCTGTCGAGGTCTCCATGCTGCCTGCTGTCCCCGCTGCCGTCGTCGCTGCTGTTTGTGCGGAAGCTCCGCAGCCGCTCAGAAGCGATGCCGTCAGCACAATACCCGTGAGTGCTTTCCATAATTTTTTCATACTCCATACCTCTCTTTTCTTTCCTTTTTCACTGACCCGTAAAAGGGTCAGAAGCTTCTTTTTTCATCCGATCGGCTCCGCCTATCGCCCGGCTCCTGCTCTTTCCGGAAATGCCTCTGCCAGCGATGATTCGAATGGCGCTCTCAGGATGCCCCGCTCTGTAATGATCGCGGAAATCAGTGTATGATCCGTGACATCGAATGCGGGATTATAGCATTTCACAGACTCTGGAGCCATCGGACGCGCATAGAACTTGCTTTTGATTTCATCCGGATTTCTCTGCTCTATTTCTATGTCCTCCCCCGTTTTGCACTGAAAATCAATGGTTGAGCTGGGTCCCAGCACATAAAACGGAATCCCATAGTGCTTCGCCAGAATCGCCACCCCGCTGGTGCCGATCTTGTTGGCAGTATCCCCATTGGCAGCGATCCGGTCGCAGCCCACCATGCATGCCTGCACCCATCCGTTCTTCATTACAATACTCGCCATATTGTCACAGATCAGTGTCACATCAATCCCCGCCTGCTCCAGCTCATAGGAGGTCAGCCTCGCACCCTGCAATAAGGGTCTTGTCTCATCCGAAAAAACATGGAAGTGCATGCCCCGTTCTTTCCCGAGAAAAAGAGGTCCCAGTGCAGTTCCATACCTTGAGGTGGCAAGCGGCCCTGCATTGCAATGTGTCAGGATGCCGTCTCCCTCTCTGAGCAGAGAAACCCCGTATTCCGAGATTGCCCTGCACATAGCGGCATCCTCCGCCTGAATCCTGCGGCCCTCCTGTCTCAGCATTTCTGTCAGCTCTGCCGGAGTATGAGAAAGATTCTCCTCTACCAGCCTTTCCATACGGTGCAGAGCCCAGCTCAGATTCACGGCTGTCGGCCTCGAGGCGTTCAGATATGCAGCGTGCTCTTTACACTTTTCATAAAACTGCAGACCGTTTTCCGCCCGAATCCGTTTGGACAGAATATACATACCATAGGCAGCGCAGATCCCGATCGCCGGTGCCCCCCGTACTTTCAGCTCAAAAATCGCATCGTACAGCTCCTCTGCCGTTTTCAGCTCCAAATATTCCGTTTTCCCCGGAAGCTTTGTCTGATCTATGATCACCA encodes:
- the mtnA gene encoding S-methyl-5-thioribose-1-phosphate isomerase, with protein sequence MDRENLSEEAVSELLSGIENVRLNEEETAVVIIDQTKLPGKTEYLELKTAEELYDAIFELKVRGAPAIGICAAYGMYILSKRIRAENGLQFYEKCKEHAAYLNASRPTAVNLSWALHRMERLVEENLSHTPAELTEMLRQEGRRIQAEDAAMCRAISEYGVSLLREGDGILTHCNAGPLATSRYGTALGPLFLGKERGMHFHVFSDETRPLLQGARLTSYELEQAGIDVTLICDNMASIVMKNGWVQACMVGCDRIAANGDTANKIGTSGVAILAKHYGIPFYVLGPSSTIDFQCKTGEDIEIEQRNPDEIKSKFYARPMAPESVKCYNPAFDVTDHTLISAIITERGILRAPFESSLAEAFPERAGAGR